The Chelatococcus sp. HY11 genome includes a window with the following:
- a CDS encoding Rrf2 family transcriptional regulator, translated as MKRDSRLSSVLHALLHMAAHDRPMTSDTLAACMGANPVVVRRTMAGLREAGFVRSGKGHNGGWTIACDLSTVSLRDIHQALGEPAIFAIGNRNETPECLVEQSVNAALDDAFAAAEDLLMQRFGSVTLAALAEDFSHRLAARRHKKDLPHVI; from the coding sequence ATGAAAAGAGACAGTCGCCTCTCCTCGGTCCTGCACGCACTTCTGCACATGGCCGCCCATGACAGGCCGATGACCTCGGACACCCTTGCGGCTTGCATGGGAGCCAATCCGGTTGTGGTCAGGCGCACCATGGCGGGTTTGCGCGAGGCGGGCTTCGTGCGCTCCGGGAAAGGCCATAACGGCGGATGGACGATCGCCTGCGATCTTAGCACCGTGTCACTGCGGGATATTCACCAGGCTCTCGGTGAACCCGCGATCTTCGCGATCGGCAATCGCAACGAAACGCCGGAATGCCTCGTCGAGCAATCCGTGAACGCCGCGCTGGACGATGCTTTCGCGGCAGCCGAAGACCTGCTGATGCAGAGGTTTGGAAGCGTGACCCTCGCCGCGTTGGCCGAAGACTTCTCACACCGTCTCGCCGCGCGCCGACACAAGAAGGATCTCCCTCATGTCATATGA
- a CDS encoding adenylate cyclase has product MTPAGDLRAEFCPDVSPEDARAQCERILSSPEFRAPERARNFLRYIVEETLEGRSARIKAFSIAIEVFGRDETFDTQNDPVVRIEAGRLRRALERYYLVAGQDDPVLIDIPKGGYVPVFARRHPESLPVVETEALRSDPPAVETHKVAPRHLFHRWAVVAVAVGVVLLGVVYAVIESGLFRQSTVNPSTFQGGPSVLVRPFVDLGGDGNSALYAAGLTEDVLSQIARFKELRIIGSETSRSLPAGAGVADLHRMLGVRYVLEGAVRVFDGRFRVTARVVDAGTSTIIWSNAYEEDLRSGDLFKIEVELANKVATAVAQPYGIIFQADERRTANAPPDDLEAYGCTLRFYGYREVLSAEAHAAVRSCLERAVSLHPTYATAWAMLSYIYLDEDRFGFNTRPDRRPLERALDAARRAVRLDPESVRAHQALMMALFFVGEPEEALRVGAHAYALNANDTEFLGEYGSRLAQAGEWQRGASIIEEALLRNPGNAGFYAGMLGFAAYMQGDMARAITFIRRADLQKFPLYHVIAALIFARAGLNAEAAASRRQFLAMRPRFFDDLDNELAKRNFRPEDRRILTDAAREAGFPVPLASKAATGMQH; this is encoded by the coding sequence ATGACTCCTGCCGGGGACCTGCGGGCCGAGTTTTGCCCGGACGTATCCCCCGAGGACGCGCGCGCCCAATGCGAGCGGATCCTGAGCAGCCCGGAATTCAGGGCGCCCGAGAGGGCGCGCAATTTCCTGCGCTATATCGTGGAAGAGACCCTGGAAGGGCGGTCTGCGCGTATCAAGGCCTTCTCGATCGCGATCGAGGTATTTGGTCGCGACGAAACCTTCGACACGCAGAACGATCCGGTCGTGCGGATCGAAGCTGGGCGGCTGCGGCGCGCCCTCGAGCGTTACTATCTCGTCGCCGGGCAGGATGATCCGGTCCTGATCGACATCCCAAAAGGGGGGTACGTGCCCGTCTTCGCGCGGCGTCATCCGGAAAGCCTTCCGGTTGTCGAGACGGAGGCGTTGAGATCCGATCCCCCGGCGGTGGAAACGCACAAAGTCGCGCCGCGTCACCTTTTCCACCGGTGGGCTGTGGTCGCCGTCGCCGTTGGCGTCGTCCTCCTCGGTGTAGTCTACGCCGTGATTGAATCCGGTCTTTTCAGACAGTCAACCGTCAATCCAAGTACGTTCCAGGGCGGTCCATCTGTGCTCGTCCGGCCTTTTGTGGATCTGGGAGGGGACGGCAACAGCGCGCTCTATGCGGCCGGCTTGACAGAAGATGTCCTGTCGCAAATCGCGCGTTTCAAAGAACTCAGAATTATCGGCAGCGAAACCTCGAGGAGCCTGCCCGCTGGAGCGGGGGTGGCCGATCTTCATCGCATGCTCGGCGTACGCTATGTTCTTGAAGGCGCGGTGCGGGTTTTTGACGGGCGTTTCAGGGTGACCGCGAGGGTCGTGGACGCGGGTACCTCCACGATCATCTGGTCCAACGCCTATGAGGAGGATTTGCGCTCTGGAGATCTCTTCAAGATTGAGGTTGAGCTTGCGAATAAGGTAGCGACCGCGGTCGCGCAGCCCTATGGCATCATTTTCCAGGCAGACGAGCGACGTACGGCTAACGCGCCGCCGGACGATCTCGAGGCCTATGGCTGCACCTTGCGATTCTATGGATATCGGGAGGTTCTGAGCGCCGAAGCGCATGCGGCTGTCCGGAGCTGCCTGGAACGCGCTGTCAGCCTGCATCCGACCTATGCCACCGCCTGGGCGATGCTGTCATATATTTATCTCGACGAGGACCGCTTCGGGTTCAATACCCGGCCCGATAGGCGCCCCCTGGAGCGCGCCCTGGATGCCGCCAGGCGGGCGGTGCGGCTCGATCCGGAAAGCGTTCGCGCGCATCAGGCGCTGATGATGGCGCTGTTCTTTGTCGGTGAGCCCGAGGAGGCACTGCGCGTGGGCGCCCATGCCTATGCGCTGAACGCCAACGACACCGAATTTCTAGGCGAATACGGCAGCCGCCTGGCGCAAGCCGGGGAGTGGCAGCGCGGAGCGTCGATCATCGAGGAGGCGCTCCTCCGTAATCCCGGCAATGCCGGCTTCTATGCCGGCATGCTTGGGTTCGCGGCCTACATGCAAGGCGACATGGCCCGCGCCATCACCTTCATCCGCCGGGCGGACCTTCAGAAATTCCCCCTCTATCACGTGATCGCGGCGCTCATCTTCGCCCGTGCCGGGTTGAATGCGGAGGCGGCTGCAAGCCGTAGGCAGTTCCTGGCCATGCGACCGCGATTCTTCGACGATCTGGACAATGAACTCGCAAAGCGCAATTTCCGCCCCGAAGACCGGCGTATACTGACCGACGCCGCCCGCGAGGCCGGGTTTCCGGTTCCCCTTGCTTCGAAAGCAGCGACGGGGATGCAGCATTAG
- a CDS encoding HdeA/HdeB family chaperone: protein MIGGALVGSGALAQNAVPLSTYADANGFIDVQALTCAQLAATYQEDADALTAWYSGWYNGLAKKHYADLRKGKLAEHEVIVYCKANPDRKVIEAIAVVFKDERAKLGIDMK, encoded by the coding sequence ATGATCGGCGGAGCCCTGGTCGGTTCAGGCGCGCTAGCGCAGAACGCAGTGCCGCTTTCCACTTATGCGGATGCAAATGGCTTTATCGATGTGCAGGCGCTCACATGTGCGCAGTTGGCGGCCACCTACCAGGAAGACGCCGATGCACTGACCGCATGGTACAGCGGATGGTACAATGGCCTCGCCAAGAAGCATTATGCCGATCTGCGCAAGGGCAAACTAGCCGAGCATGAGGTGATTGTATACTGCAAGGCCAACCCGGATCGAAAGGTGATTGAAGCGATAGCGGTCGTGTTCAAAGATGAGCGGGCGAAGCTTGGCATTGACATGAAATGA
- a CDS encoding family 16 glycosylhydrolase, which translates to MATERTESEIIFSDDFNGSGPVDSSKWDYNHWQANDNPAFYNGTNVRQSLPVMSDGVMRLRLDTYHDGNRDYPQYAPSFLGNEAISLRTFSLDNGPFAFEARMKSDQTQPGIVVGFFTFAGPRASHDEIDWELMSTRYNVAQTNPYHNEDLSEGHPKDHDLPGGQGVYHDYRIEWYKGLVIWKIDGTVVRTETSIVPEKPMNLHFNIWGAPSGWTGVGDPSLTATRDPNQNRTFYASVDSVKVERVAQSTGSAEGENVVGTTGSEYLFGGDGHDTLHGDSGDDVIDGGDGYNAASYIGRAENFALSMDAAQRAVIVDDRSNAEGTDVVVNVHELRFADQTIDLVPMIKAANADAADLGMIIDLYTSYFDRAPDAMGLYFWTSLLNDGVAIADIAEQFFAAAGPSRFAGKSTSEIVDMAYREILGRAPDADGFAYWVDAVDSGRLNIEDIPLAFILSGRSGAAGTDGEQLIEKAEKAAYFALDKGLGDGEGAKAVLDATDFASAKALADLYAANAAGENGQLVASLLGTDVADYTLAA; encoded by the coding sequence ATGGCTACAGAGCGTACAGAATCCGAGATCATTTTCAGCGATGATTTCAACGGGAGCGGTCCGGTCGACTCAAGCAAATGGGATTACAATCACTGGCAGGCGAACGACAATCCGGCGTTCTACAACGGTACGAACGTCCGCCAGTCCCTGCCTGTGATGAGCGACGGGGTGATGCGTCTTCGCCTCGACACCTACCACGACGGCAACCGCGATTATCCGCAATATGCGCCTTCGTTCCTGGGCAACGAAGCCATTTCACTCCGGACGTTCAGCCTCGACAATGGGCCTTTTGCCTTCGAGGCGCGAATGAAGTCCGACCAGACGCAACCCGGAATCGTCGTAGGGTTCTTCACCTTCGCAGGCCCTCGCGCCTCGCATGACGAGATCGATTGGGAGTTGATGTCCACGCGCTACAACGTGGCGCAGACGAACCCCTACCACAATGAGGATCTCTCCGAAGGGCATCCGAAGGACCACGATCTTCCGGGCGGTCAGGGCGTTTATCACGACTACCGGATCGAATGGTACAAGGGCCTGGTGATCTGGAAGATCGATGGCACGGTCGTGCGGACCGAAACCTCGATCGTTCCCGAAAAGCCGATGAACCTGCACTTCAATATCTGGGGTGCGCCGAGCGGATGGACAGGCGTGGGCGATCCCTCGCTGACGGCAACGCGTGATCCCAATCAGAACCGCACCTTCTATGCGAGCGTCGATAGCGTCAAAGTGGAGCGGGTGGCCCAATCAACGGGCTCGGCCGAGGGCGAAAACGTCGTCGGTACGACCGGCAGCGAATATCTCTTCGGTGGTGACGGGCACGACACGCTGCACGGCGACAGTGGCGACGACGTCATCGACGGTGGCGACGGGTACAACGCGGCGTCCTACATCGGACGCGCGGAGAATTTCGCCCTCAGCATGGACGCGGCTCAGCGGGCTGTCATCGTTGACGATCGCAGCAATGCCGAAGGCACCGATGTCGTCGTCAATGTGCATGAACTGCGCTTCGCAGACCAGACCATCGATCTCGTCCCGATGATCAAGGCGGCCAATGCCGACGCCGCCGACCTCGGCATGATCATCGATCTCTATACGTCGTATTTCGACCGTGCGCCGGATGCCATGGGCCTCTATTTCTGGACCAGCCTCCTGAACGACGGCGTGGCGATTGCGGATATCGCGGAGCAGTTCTTCGCGGCGGCTGGGCCCAGCCGTTTCGCCGGCAAGTCGACGAGCGAGATCGTGGATATGGCGTACCGCGAGATCCTTGGCCGGGCACCGGACGCCGATGGCTTCGCCTACTGGGTCGACGCAGTCGACAGCGGCCGGTTGAACATCGAGGATATTCCGCTGGCCTTCATCCTGTCGGGACGTTCGGGCGCTGCGGGCACTGACGGCGAACAACTCATCGAGAAGGCCGAAAAGGCTGCCTATTTCGCTCTCGATAAGGGGCTAGGCGATGGCGAAGGCGCCAAAGCCGTGCTGGATGCGACCGACTTCGCCTCGGCCAAGGCGCTGGCCGATCTCTACGCTGCCAATGCCGCTGGCGAGAACGGGCAGTTGGTTGCGAGCCTGCTGGGCACGGATGTCGCCGACTACACTTTGGCCGCCTAA
- a CDS encoding multidrug efflux SMR transporter translates to MSSASSYIYLLIAIIAEVVATSALKASDSFTRLGPTLVTVVGYGLAFYFLSLTLRTIPTGIAYAIWSGVGIVLISAVSWIWFKQSLDWPAFLGLGLIIAGVIVVNVFSRSVGH, encoded by the coding sequence GTGTCAAGCGCGTCGAGCTATATCTATCTCCTGATCGCCATCATCGCCGAGGTCGTCGCCACCTCGGCGCTGAAAGCCTCCGACAGCTTTACCCGTCTTGGCCCCACGCTGGTGACGGTGGTGGGATATGGGCTGGCCTTCTACTTCCTGTCGCTGACACTGCGTACTATCCCGACCGGCATCGCCTACGCAATTTGGTCTGGGGTCGGCATTGTGCTCATTTCAGCTGTGAGCTGGATATGGTTCAAGCAAAGCCTGGATTGGCCTGCCTTTCTCGGCCTGGGTCTGATCATCGCCGGCGTCATTGTGGTTAACGTCTTCTCGCGCTCGGTCGGCCATTGA
- a CDS encoding DUF1254 domain-containing protein, with product MKISRRAVSAGGLGLLAATALSPAHALDGPIADLVDGSEDFWLAVEAYVYGYPLVTMEMTRRVITNVPAVEGTKGPMGQIIKLREYPNASFRDVTAPNADTLYTTAFVDVGKEPWVLSIPAMDDRYYLFPMLDGWTNVFQVPGQRTTGGKAQQYAITGPGWQGTLPAGVTQYASPTDIVWILGRIYCTGTPEDYKAVHALQDQCKLVPLSSYGKDWQPPPGVVDPSIDMKTAVRDQVNRMDAVSYFTLLSQLLKTNPPSEADAPILEKLARIGIVPGQDFDKSKLDAAFVKRIPEVGFGRIMLHFKFSDGDIKDINGWGYTTRTGLYGTDYLQRALIAAIGLGANRPQDAVYPTSLKQPDGLFSRAYDGSNKYVLTFPKGRTPPVRGFWSITMYDDKYFFVANPIDRYSISPRQDLKKNPDGSIDIHIQNESPGADKEANWLPAPKGKFILMMRLYWPDENHPSILDGSWVIPPVKRLG from the coding sequence ATGAAAATCTCGCGTCGCGCTGTATCCGCCGGTGGTCTAGGGCTGCTGGCCGCAACCGCCCTTTCTCCAGCCCATGCTCTCGACGGCCCGATCGCCGATCTCGTCGACGGCTCGGAAGATTTCTGGCTGGCTGTCGAGGCGTATGTCTACGGTTATCCGCTCGTGACAATGGAGATGACACGGCGTGTCATAACGAACGTGCCGGCGGTGGAAGGCACGAAGGGCCCTATGGGCCAGATCATCAAACTGCGTGAATACCCGAATGCGTCGTTCAGGGATGTCACCGCCCCCAATGCGGACACCCTCTATACCACGGCCTTCGTTGACGTGGGCAAAGAGCCGTGGGTGCTGTCGATCCCGGCGATGGATGATCGCTACTACCTGTTCCCCATGCTCGATGGCTGGACCAACGTGTTCCAGGTGCCTGGCCAACGCACCACGGGCGGCAAGGCGCAGCAATACGCGATCACCGGGCCTGGGTGGCAGGGCACGCTTCCTGCCGGTGTCACGCAATACGCGTCCCCGACGGATATCGTCTGGATCCTCGGCCGCATCTATTGCACGGGCACGCCGGAGGACTACAAGGCCGTTCACGCGCTCCAGGACCAGTGCAAACTGGTGCCGCTCAGCAGCTACGGCAAGGATTGGCAGCCACCGCCCGGCGTGGTTGACCCGAGCATCGACATGAAGACGGCCGTCCGCGACCAGGTCAACCGAATGGATGCCGTCTCGTATTTCACGCTTCTCAGCCAACTCCTGAAGACCAATCCCCCGTCAGAGGCGGACGCCCCGATCCTCGAGAAGTTGGCGCGCATCGGCATTGTGCCCGGGCAGGATTTTGACAAGAGCAAGCTCGATGCCGCCTTCGTGAAGCGGATCCCGGAGGTCGGCTTCGGCCGCATCATGCTGCATTTCAAGTTCAGCGACGGCGACATCAAGGATATCAACGGCTGGGGCTACACGACCAGGACCGGGCTCTATGGAACCGACTATCTGCAGCGCGCCCTTATCGCGGCGATCGGGCTCGGCGCCAACCGCCCGCAGGACGCGGTCTATCCGACCTCGCTGAAGCAGCCTGACGGTCTCTTCTCCCGTGCCTATGACGGGTCGAACAAGTATGTCCTCACCTTCCCGAAGGGCCGGACACCGCCAGTGCGCGGCTTCTGGTCCATCACCATGTATGACGACAAGTATTTCTTCGTCGCAAACCCCATCGACCGCTATTCGATCAGCCCGCGGCAGGACCTGAAGAAAAACCCCGATGGCTCGATCGACATCCATATTCAGAACGAGTCCCCCGGCGCCGACAAGGAGGCAAACTGGCTGCCAGCGCCGAAGGGCAAGTTCATCCTGATGATGCGGTTGTACTGGCCGGACGAGAACCATCCATCGATCCTCGACGGATCATGGGTCATTCCTCCGGTGAAAAGGCTCGGCTGA
- a CDS encoding family 16 glycosylhydrolase — protein MASQLTGSEVIFSDDFSTNGPIDSAKWHYNVWADGGSFYGNTQQRQTLPVASDGVMRLRLDTYNPSDPNHTTFLGSEAITYRLFDLSNGPIAFEARVRYDQDQRGLIGGFFTFAGPANNHDEIDFEAMSNSFNQMQTNIYHNEPLGEGHPISYPISGSLADFHTYRIEWLPNMVRWLIDGQVVRTETNLVPDKAMALHFNIWGPPASWPTGDSSLKAAASQAQNQTFYFDVDDVKVEKIASLLGDAAHNTLVGSAAHEYIDGGDGHDRLSGGGGNDILDGGAGVNTAVYAAAASSFAISARSGEQTLTVADRTGAEGEDTLANIQNAEFNGQTIDLTSMLAAANLDAEDFAPIISLYNAYFDRAPDALGLFFWAAQHAGGMSLDELAQRFYDSAEAAGSRPAGQSVANAVAQAYMDILGRAPDSDGLTFWVRMIETGQLAPSDFALALIQSASGQAGVDGQIVQTKASLSAYYALEHGLNDGADAASLLDAPNLHAGRALVDGYASAAESSETMQLVTRILGISTADDAVFA, from the coding sequence ATGGCGTCACAGCTTACCGGTTCAGAAGTTATTTTCAGCGATGATTTCTCGACGAATGGACCCATCGATTCCGCGAAATGGCACTACAACGTGTGGGCCGACGGCGGGTCCTTCTACGGTAACACCCAGCAGCGGCAAACGCTGCCTGTCGCTTCCGACGGGGTGATGCGCCTCAGGCTGGATACGTATAATCCCAGCGATCCAAATCACACCACTTTCCTAGGCTCGGAGGCAATCACCTATCGCCTCTTCGACCTCAGCAACGGGCCGATCGCCTTCGAGGCGCGGGTTCGCTACGACCAGGACCAGCGTGGCCTGATCGGTGGCTTCTTCACATTCGCAGGCCCCGCGAACAACCACGACGAAATCGACTTTGAAGCGATGTCGAACAGCTTCAATCAGATGCAGACGAATATCTATCACAACGAGCCGCTTGGCGAAGGCCATCCGATTTCCTACCCGATCAGCGGCTCGCTGGCCGATTTCCACACCTACCGGATCGAATGGCTGCCCAATATGGTGCGCTGGCTGATCGATGGGCAGGTTGTCCGTACCGAGACCAACCTTGTCCCGGACAAGGCGATGGCGCTGCACTTCAATATCTGGGGACCGCCCGCCTCCTGGCCGACCGGCGATTCCAGCCTGAAGGCCGCCGCGAGCCAGGCGCAGAACCAGACGTTCTATTTCGATGTCGATGACGTGAAGGTCGAAAAGATCGCCAGCCTCCTGGGCGATGCCGCGCACAATACGCTGGTCGGCAGCGCCGCCCATGAATACATCGACGGCGGAGACGGGCACGACAGGCTCAGCGGCGGCGGCGGCAATGACATCCTTGATGGAGGCGCAGGCGTAAACACCGCCGTCTATGCCGCGGCGGCCAGCAGCTTCGCGATCAGCGCGCGGTCCGGCGAACAGACCCTCACTGTCGCGGACCGGACCGGGGCCGAGGGTGAGGATACCCTCGCCAACATCCAGAATGCCGAATTCAACGGCCAGACGATCGATCTGACGTCAATGCTGGCGGCCGCCAATCTCGACGCGGAAGACTTCGCGCCGATCATCAGCCTGTACAATGCCTATTTCGACCGCGCTCCCGACGCGCTTGGGCTATTTTTCTGGGCCGCCCAGCACGCCGGCGGCATGAGTCTGGACGAGCTGGCACAGCGCTTCTACGATTCCGCTGAAGCCGCAGGATCACGGCCGGCTGGGCAATCCGTGGCCAACGCGGTCGCTCAGGCCTATATGGACATACTCGGCCGCGCACCCGATAGCGATGGGCTCACGTTCTGGGTTCGGATGATCGAAACGGGGCAGCTGGCGCCCAGCGATTTTGCCCTGGCCCTCATACAATCCGCCAGCGGCCAGGCGGGCGTGGACGGCCAGATCGTGCAAACCAAGGCAAGCCTGAGCGCTTACTATGCGCTTGAGCATGGGCTGAACGACGGAGCGGACGCGGCCAGCCTTCTCGACGCGCCAAATCTCCATGCAGGGCGCGCACTCGTGGACGGCTACGCATCCGCCGCCGAGAGCAGCGAGACAATGCAGCTCGTCACCCGCATCCTGGGCATCTCCACGGCGGATGACGCCGTGTTCGCTTAG
- a CDS encoding CsbD family protein: MNKDEVKGTVTELGGRAKEAIGEAIGSGRMRADGMVDQVAGATQHAYGVAKERVADVADAGRAYYDEGVHAIGRRVEEQPMGSLLAAGLIGFMVGWLCRGKN, encoded by the coding sequence ATGAACAAAGATGAGGTCAAGGGTACCGTTACCGAGCTTGGGGGCCGAGCGAAGGAAGCTATAGGGGAGGCGATTGGCAGCGGCCGGATGCGCGCCGACGGGATGGTGGATCAAGTCGCTGGCGCGACCCAGCACGCCTATGGCGTGGCGAAGGAGCGGGTGGCAGATGTCGCAGACGCCGGGCGCGCCTATTATGACGAAGGCGTGCACGCGATCGGCCGGCGGGTCGAAGAGCAGCCGATGGGCAGCCTCCTCGCCGCGGGTCTCATTGGCTTTATGGTTGGCTGGCTGTGTCGAGGGAAGAACTAG
- a CDS encoding prephenate dehydrogenase, whose protein sequence is MQVPHNTAQLPLLGIIGFGAFARLMAHHLGAHFRIRAYDPALPAGSMEGLPAVEITDMASAARCPIVVLATPVSALEDVLADIAPHLGAGTLVLDVGSVKVIPAEIMARGLPSDVDIVATHPLFGPQSARDGLAGLKIAVCPIRSRRGLRVAAFLRRALGLDVIVTTPQAHDRDAAVVQGLTHLIAKVLVKMEPLPTRMTTRSFDLIMQAVGMVRYDAPAVFQAIERSNPYAAAVRNRFFTLAAALDLELEDHAAKAGTTALQTSMADRAREDVNHNDAGDDQTQAEKGRPIQALLEPYPAHS, encoded by the coding sequence ATGCAAGTTCCTCATAATACCGCTCAGCTTCCCCTGCTAGGCATCATTGGGTTCGGCGCCTTTGCCCGGTTGATGGCCCATCATCTCGGCGCTCATTTCCGCATCCGCGCCTACGACCCCGCCCTCCCGGCTGGATCGATGGAAGGCCTTCCGGCCGTCGAAATCACCGATATGGCGTCGGCGGCGCGATGCCCCATCGTTGTCCTGGCCACCCCTGTCAGCGCGCTCGAAGACGTGCTCGCGGACATCGCGCCACATCTTGGGGCTGGCACGCTCGTGCTCGACGTGGGCTCGGTGAAGGTTATCCCGGCCGAGATCATGGCGCGCGGGCTGCCGAGCGATGTCGATATCGTCGCGACCCATCCGCTCTTCGGCCCGCAAAGCGCACGAGACGGCCTCGCCGGCCTGAAAATCGCGGTCTGCCCTATCCGAAGCCGCCGCGGCTTGAGGGTGGCCGCCTTCCTGCGCCGCGCACTCGGCCTCGACGTCATCGTTACGACCCCACAGGCGCACGACCGGGACGCGGCCGTGGTTCAGGGGCTGACCCATCTCATCGCCAAGGTTCTGGTGAAGATGGAGCCGTTACCCACCCGCATGACGACCCGCAGTTTCGACCTCATCATGCAGGCTGTCGGGATGGTGCGTTACGACGCCCCCGCCGTGTTTCAGGCGATCGAGCGCTCCAACCCCTATGCGGCCGCGGTCCGCAATCGCTTCTTCACCCTTGCGGCTGCCCTCGACCTGGAGCTGGAGGATCACGCAGCGAAAGCGGGGACAACGGCCCTTCAAACATCAATGGCCGACCGAGCGCGAGAAGACGTTAACCACAATGACGCCGGCGATGATCAGACCCAGGCCGAGAAAGGCAGGCCAATCCAGGCTTTGCTTGAACCATATCCAGCTCACAGCTGA
- a CDS encoding DUF3302 domain-containing protein, with product MSGLDIFAWIVLIVLVASSAFVVIFMAMLPGIIAKRRGHPWAEAVTVGGWVTLFFGFVFWPIVLIWAYVDMPTKPRQPSAETEATG from the coding sequence ATGAGCGGGTTGGATATTTTCGCGTGGATCGTTCTTATCGTTCTGGTCGCCAGTTCAGCCTTCGTGGTCATCTTCATGGCGATGTTGCCGGGAATAATTGCCAAGAGGCGCGGCCACCCCTGGGCGGAGGCGGTCACGGTCGGCGGTTGGGTGACGCTCTTTTTCGGTTTCGTGTTCTGGCCCATCGTGTTGATCTGGGCCTATGTCGATATGCCCACCAAGCCCCGTCAGCCTTCGGCTGAGACGGAGGCGACGGGATGA
- a CDS encoding efflux RND transporter periplasmic adaptor subunit, with protein MIVVLLNTYLALLFILVKLRIVPFNLFWKVSPVIVFLLLLVGLFIPMNWGAPQGPALVVRQSVAIVPEVAGEVVEVPVQANEPLEAGDLLFRIDPVPFQAQVDALKAQLKLQETRLDQMSQLQARGTGRAFDVEERQAEVDQLKAQLVSAEWNLEKTSVRAPAAGYVTNVALRKGARVSNLPLSPVMAFIDTSDTIIGVEINQIDARYVEPRQPVEITFKFAPGQIFAGRVESVLQAIATGQTQVSGVAVAPVAIQSAPFVVRMRLDDRAFASLLPAGATGEAAIFTSHVKPAHVIRKVLLRQIAILNYINPF; from the coding sequence ATGATCGTCGTCCTTCTCAACACCTATCTCGCCCTCCTGTTCATCTTGGTGAAGCTGAGGATCGTTCCTTTCAATCTCTTCTGGAAGGTCTCGCCGGTCATTGTGTTTCTACTGCTCCTTGTCGGGTTGTTCATACCGATGAACTGGGGCGCGCCGCAGGGGCCGGCGCTGGTGGTTCGTCAATCGGTTGCTATTGTTCCAGAGGTCGCGGGAGAAGTTGTCGAGGTTCCTGTTCAGGCCAATGAACCGCTCGAGGCGGGTGATCTGTTGTTTCGGATTGATCCGGTCCCTTTCCAGGCGCAAGTCGATGCGCTGAAGGCACAGCTTAAGCTTCAGGAGACGCGTCTCGACCAGATGTCACAGTTGCAGGCCCGTGGCACGGGGCGGGCTTTTGATGTCGAGGAGCGGCAGGCGGAGGTCGACCAGTTGAAAGCGCAACTTGTCAGCGCCGAGTGGAATCTCGAAAAAACCTCGGTACGTGCGCCAGCGGCTGGTTATGTGACCAATGTTGCGCTTCGCAAGGGTGCCCGTGTCAGCAATCTGCCGCTCTCGCCGGTGATGGCGTTTATCGACACGTCGGACACGATCATCGGGGTCGAAATCAACCAGATCGATGCGCGCTATGTGGAGCCGAGACAACCCGTCGAGATCACCTTCAAATTTGCCCCGGGCCAGATCTTCGCGGGGCGGGTCGAGAGTGTGTTGCAGGCGATCGCGACGGGCCAGACTCAGGTCTCGGGGGTGGCGGTCGCGCCAGTCGCCATTCAGTCCGCTCCCTTCGTCGTCCGGATGCGGCTGGATGACCGGGCTTTCGCAAGCTTGCTGCCAGCAGGGGCGACAGGGGAGGCAGCGATATTCACCAGCCATGTCAAGCCCGCCCACGTTATCCGCAAGGTGCTCCTGCGGCAGATCGCTATTCTGAACTACATCAATCCGTTTTGA